From the genome of Notolabrus celidotus isolate fNotCel1 chromosome 5, fNotCel1.pri, whole genome shotgun sequence, one region includes:
- the LOC117812949 gene encoding homeobox protein OTX-like, with the protein MAYSLDSTGINTFFSGQYWNASCSLDMNNNDDYAQDYGQVHQNAPHRMRSDTSRRRKRTTFSKKQLSELERAFSVTQYPDIKMKESLASLTGLPESKIQVWFQNRRARHFKSKKPNSEVPKPSTDHLYPPSYTPTQSPYYPELVPPFSPEASLPSPPGYPAPSLPESTRLSSILEHEAMSLHAPKTASSGTPYSPYFPTGVPHYYQNTEFPEYCHDVFTHSELISWSLTEDFEAVFRDAQEPEPEGSRCATFGQSDPKEGFRGQLGRQSFSSTTDESMEDLSDLCLQDLGEFNLSDLDISTAMIDYLLS; encoded by the exons ATGGCATACAGCTTGGACTCCACTGGGATTAACACGTTTTTCTCAGGACAATACTGGAACGCTTCTTGCAGCCTGGATATGAACAACAACGACGATTACGCACAGGACTACGGGCAAG TGCATCAAAACGCTCCTCACAGGATGCGCTCTGATACAAGCCGCCGCCGGAAGCGCACTACTTTCAGCAAGAAGCAGCTGAGCGAGCTGGAGAGGGCTTTCTCTGTCACACAGTACCCGGACATTAAGATGAAGGAGTCTCTCGCCTCCTTAACTGGACTTCCAGAGTCTAAAATTCAG GTCTGGTTTCAAAACCGACGCGCACGCCACTTCAAGAGCAAGAAACCAAACAGCGAGGTCCCCAAACCCTCCACAGACCACCTCTATCCCCCCTCCTACACTCCAACTCAGAGTCCTTATTACCCCGAGCTGgtccctcctttctctcctgaAGCCAGCCTGCCGTCTCCACCAGGCTACCCTGCTCCAAGTTTACCCGAGTCCACCAGACTCTCATCCATCCTGGAACATGAGGCCATGTCCCTGCACGCACCCAAGACTGCATCCTCTGGAACACCCTACTCCCCTTATTTCCCCACAGGAGTCCCCCATTACTACCAGAACACAGAGTTCCCTGAGTACTGCCATGATGTGTTTACGCACAGTGAACTGATCTCTTGGAGTCTGACGGAAGACTTTGAGGCCGTCTTCAGGGACGCACaggaacctgaacctgaaggtAGTCGCTGCGCTACATTTGGACAGTCTGATCCCAAAGAGGGCTTCCGGGGTCAGCTGGGCCGGCAGAGCTTCTCCAGCACGACAGACGAGTCCATGGAGGACCTGTCCGATCTGTGTCTTCAGGATCTGGGCGAGTTTAACTTGTCAGATTTGGACATTTCGACAGCAATGATTGATTATCTTCTGAGTTGA
- the vtnb gene encoding vitronectin b encodes MKAAVVLLGLVLLLDTAFSAEESCASRCGSFDPQSKCQCDSMCVYYGSCCADFDTVCPKKVARGDTFEEAEELPEAITESNFTTVTPTFNTVVPTTPASPPPITTLQPTPPVDPDASHCSGRPFDAFLQLKNGSIYAFRGEYFFELDDKSILPGYPKLIQDVWGIPGPIDAAFTRINCQGKSYIFKGNMYWRFDGDVLDDKYPREISVGFDGIPDNIDAAFAIPAPSHRGREKAYFFKGDKYHQYEFKHQPSHEECVRMSRSSPSVLFTRYTDLFCDQTWEDLFTELFGGGFSSPYTGARYTSRDWQGIRPPVDAAMVGRIYLTPKPTPSSTPPYMRRGNRRRGSRRRHGHRRHNRQALFDDLWGSDDWFDYLHFSDLFEETPTVEQKSTPVQNVYFFKRDKYYRVDLQTKRVDSANPPYPRSIAKYWLGCNEEDSPDTSRAEKK; translated from the exons ATGAAGGCAGCAGTGGTTCTGCTCggcctcgtcctgctgctggacaCCGCCTTCTCTGCAGAGG AGTCCTGCGCGAGTCGCTGCGGCTCCTTCGACCCACAGAGCAAATGTCAGTGTGACTCCATGTGTGTGTACTACGGAAGCTGCTGTGCCGACTTTGACACCGTGTGCCCTAAGAAAG TCGCTCGTGGTGACACCTTCGAGGAAGCAGAGGAACTTCCTGAAGCAATAACAGAATCCAACTTTACAACGGTCACACCAACTTTTAACACAGTTGTACCGACCACCCCGGCCTCTCCTCCACCTATCACCACACTACAGCCCACGCCGCCCGTAGACCCTGATGCATCACACTGCAGCGGACGACCTTTTGATGCTTTCCTGCAGCTGAAGAATGGCTCCATCTATGCATTCAGAG GCGAATATTTCTTTGAGTTGGACGACAAGTCCATACTTCCTGGTTACCCCAAACTCATTCAGGATGTGTGGGGAATCCCTGGACCCATTGATGCTGCGTTCACTCGCATCAACTGCCAGGGAAAATCCTACATCTTTAAG GGGAACATGTACTGGAGGTTTGACGGAGACGTCTTGGATGATAAGTACCCTCGGGAAATTTCAGTCGGCTTTGATGGCATACCAGACAACATTGATGCGGCGTTCGCCATACCAGCGCCGAGTCATCGTGGCAGAGAGAAAGCCTACTTCTTTAAAG GGGACAAGTATCACCAGTACGAGTTCAAGCATCAGCCCTCCCATGAAGAGTGTGTCCGCATGAGCAGGTCGTCCCCATCGGTGCTGTTCACACGATACACCGACCTGTTCTGCGATCAGACCTGGGAGGACCTTTTCACAGAGCTCTTTGGAGGAGGAT TCAGCAGTCCCTACACAGGGGCGCGCTACACCAGCAGAGACTGGCAGGGCATCAGGCCTCCCGTCGATGCTGCCATGGTGGGACGGATTTACCTCACTCCCAAGCCCACGCCGTCCTCTACTCCTCCGTACATGAGGCGGGGCAATCGGAGGAGAGGGTCACGCAGGAGGCACGGACATCGAAGGCACAACCGCCAAGCGTTGTTCGATGATCTGTGGGGTTCTGATGACTGGTTTGACTACCTCCACTTCAGTGACTTGTTTGAGGAGACCCCCACAGTGGAGCAGAAAAGCACGCCCGTTCAAAACGTGTATTTCTTCAAAAGAG ATAAATACTACAGAGTGGATCTGCAGACCAAACGTGTGGACTCAGCCAACCCTCCTTACCCACGATCCATCGCAAAATACTGGTTGGGGTGCAACGAAGAGGATTCACCTGATACATCGAGGGCAGAGAAGAAATAG